The Gymnogyps californianus isolate 813 chromosome 5, ASM1813914v2, whole genome shotgun sequence genome contains a region encoding:
- the GPR137C gene encoding integral membrane protein GPR137C — MSATTTAAAALAEGAALAEGAAVPYAVELGLTVLHTALYAALFLFAYLQLWLLLYYRERRLSYHTLCLFLCLLWAALRTTLFSFYLQNSLQALRLQQPFAHWLLYCLPGCLLFSSLCLLNLYFAEVIFKVKCAAEFNKYKVLLYLGSIFTSLLFLVVNLTCAMLIHGEVPENQLRWTVLARALVNDSLFILCAISLACCMCKLGKMSSANVYLESKGTSVCQAILVGSVVALLYSSRACYNLVAVAISPDNVPGPFNYGWDNLSDKVHVEVSSEEYVVFGVVLFLWELVPTTFVVLFFRAQRLSQNLTPAGMVNSHSYSSRAYFFDNPRRYDSDDDLSRLGAREGGLATPQCSGCYGSLAGNDSYAVGPHLGGTATDSAPLLFAAGGSEMNNRHSSYTAPQN; from the exons ATGAGCGCGACgacgacggcggcggcggccctcGCTGAGGGGGCGGCCCTGGCTGAGGGGGCCGCCGTCCCCTACGCGGTGGAGCTGGGGCTGACCGTGCTCCACACGGCTCTCTACGCCGCCCTCTTCCTCTTCGCCTacctgcagctctggctgctcctCTACTACCGGGAGCGGCGGTTGAGCTACCACAcgctctgcctcttcctctgcctgctctgggcAGCCCTCAGGACCACCCTCTTCTCCTTCTACCTGCAGAACTCCCTGCAGGCCCTCCGCCTCCAGCAGCCCTTCGCCCACTGGCTCCTCTACTGCCTGCCCGgctgcctgctcttctccagcctctgcctccTCAACCTCTATTTCGCTGAg GTCATATTCAAAGTGAAATGTGCAGCTGAATTCAACAAGTACAA GGTCCTGTTGTATCTGGGCTCCATATTTACCAGCCTGCTCTTCTTAGTTGTGAACTTAACTTGTGCAATGTTAATCCATGGTGAGGTCCCGGAGAACCAGCTGAGGTGGACAGTCCTTGCCCGCGCCCTCGTCAATGACAGCCTCTTTATCCTCTGTGCCATCTCGCTAGCTTGCTGCATGTGCAAACTAGGAAAGATGTCTTCAGCGAATGTCTACCTCGAGTCTAAG GGAACATCTGTCTGTCAGGCTATTCTTGTGGGATCTGTAGTCGCTCTTCTGTATTCCTCAAGGGCTTGCTATAACCTGGTAGCTGTGGCCATATCTCCAGACAATGTTCCTGGTCCTTTTAACTATGGCTGGGACAACCTTTCAGACAAG GTGCATGTGGAAGTGAGCAGTGAAGAGTACGTGGTGTTTGGAGTTGTCCTCTTCCTCTGGGAGCTGGTGCCAACGACCTTCGTGGTGCTGTTCTTCCGGGCTCAGAGACTGAGTCAGAACTTG ACTCCAGCGGGGATGGTCAATAGCCACAGTTACAGCTCCAGAGCCTACTTTTTTGACAATCCGAGGCGCTACGACAGCGATGATGACTTGTCACGGCTTGGGGCCAGAGAAGGAGG cttggCCACCCCTCAGTGCTCTGGCTGCTATGGGTCCCTGGCTGGGAATGACAGCTACGCGGTGGGTCCCCATCTCGGCGGAACCGCTACAGACAGTGCCCCCTTGCTCTTTGCCGCAGGCGGCTCGGAGATGAATAATCGCCATAGCTCATACACTGCACCACAGAACTGA